One cyanobiont of Ornithocercus magnificus DNA segment encodes these proteins:
- a CDS encoding aldehyde oxygenase (deformylating), translating to MPILNAPEAAVTGGQHGSERVPDFASDSYKDAYSRVNAIVIEGEHEAYENYLAIGTLIPEQSEELTQLAKMEMKHMKGFISCGRNLGVKADMEFANHFFSPLHSNFQSALKKGQIVTCLLIQALLIEAFAISAYQIYIPVADPFARRITEGVVKDEYSHLNYGQEWLKQNFEASKDELIAANRQNLPLIRSMLEEVASDAAALQMEKEDLIEDFLIAYQEALSDIGFSTREITRMAAAALAV from the coding sequence ATGCCGATCCTCAATGCTCCTGAGGCAGCCGTCACAGGCGGCCAGCATGGTTCTGAAAGAGTGCCTGATTTTGCCTCCGACTCTTACAAAGATGCCTACAGCCGAGTCAACGCGATCGTAATTGAGGGTGAGCATGAGGCCTACGAGAACTATCTTGCGATCGGAACCCTGATCCCTGAGCAGTCGGAAGAACTGACCCAGCTCGCAAAGATGGAGATGAAGCATATGAAGGGCTTTATCTCCTGTGGTAGAAACTTGGGGGTCAAAGCTGATATGGAATTCGCTAATCACTTCTTCAGCCCATTACATAGCAATTTCCAGTCCGCTCTAAAAAAAGGTCAAATCGTCACCTGCCTTTTGATCCAGGCCCTGCTGATCGAGGCATTTGCCATCTCCGCTTATCAGATCTATATTCCTGTAGCTGATCCCTTCGCACGCAGGATCACTGAAGGCGTCGTCAAAGACGAGTACAGTCATCTTAACTATGGTCAGGAATGGCTGAAGCAAAACTTCGAGGCCAGCAAGGATGAGCTAATTGCGGCAAACCGACAGAATCTTCCCCTAATACGTTCTATGCTCGAGGAAGTTGCTTCCGACGCTGCTGCCCTCCAAATGGAGAAGGAGGATCTAATCGAAGACTTCTTGATTGCTTACCAAGAGGCTCTCAGTGACATTGGCTTCAGCACCCGGGAGATTACCAGGATGGCTGCAGCTGCTCTCGCTGTCTAA
- a CDS encoding creatininase, translating into MATRYFHHLSSHQAANNLKRPRATLVWPFGACEQHGPHLPLATDAIFAQRLTERVLARLPGDAPIWSLPAQAIGFSPEHSGFPGTLTLPASLLIDLVSEVGSQLAAQGAQRLIILNAHGGQIGLLQAAARQLRQRAAGMAVHPCFLWSGIEALEDLIPSDELVQGLHAGLMETSLMLHLEPNLVAAERPTGGKNPCSPAAKPPNGWSLEGDAPWAWLMAEVSENGVIGDSRGANPKLGTALSNALENQWLERFSALLASDWPPRNISARS; encoded by the coding sequence ATGGCAACTCGCTACTTCCATCACCTGAGCTCACATCAGGCTGCTAACAATCTGAAACGCCCTAGAGCAACATTAGTCTGGCCCTTCGGCGCTTGCGAGCAGCATGGACCTCACCTACCACTTGCTACCGATGCTATTTTCGCGCAGCGCCTGACAGAGCGCGTGCTGGCACGGCTGCCTGGAGATGCGCCAATCTGGAGCTTGCCTGCACAGGCTATCGGCTTCTCACCTGAACACAGTGGGTTTCCCGGTACTTTGACATTGCCGGCCTCTCTTTTAATCGATTTGGTTAGTGAAGTAGGCTCCCAGCTTGCGGCCCAAGGGGCTCAACGGCTAATAATACTCAATGCCCATGGTGGTCAGATTGGGCTGCTGCAAGCAGCAGCCCGCCAACTACGGCAACGGGCAGCAGGTATGGCAGTCCATCCCTGTTTTTTATGGAGTGGTATAGAAGCTCTTGAAGACTTGATTCCATCAGACGAGCTTGTACAAGGGTTACACGCGGGGCTTATGGAAACCAGTCTTATGCTTCACCTAGAGCCGAATCTGGTAGCAGCAGAACGACCTACAGGTGGTAAGAACCCGTGTAGCCCTGCTGCTAAACCTCCAAATGGCTGGAGTCTTGAGGGTGATGCTCCGTGGGCCTGGCTTATGGCTGAGGTGTCAGAGAATGGTGTCATTGGCGATAGTCGCGGCGCCAATCCAAAGCTTGGCACCGCATTGAGTAATGCTCTTGAAAACCAGTGGCTTGAGCGCTTTAGCGCACTGCTGGCCAGTGATTGGCCGCCCCGAAACATCTCGGCAAGATCCTGA
- a CDS encoding 30S ribosomal protein S1, with translation MIGADSPKSSKPGPRKPLQVIRISRREQKQQNGTEEQVTADTKFIRPSDAMRTPLRLQGEAGDAQLSNVGKPEGGMSMTDQSASGILPLADPLQATLAGTQHHSRTLDDFDFDEQAFLAALNDRAPVGGAGDVITGTVIAMETDGVYVDIGGKAAGFMPKRECGFSTISNLRERFLKGQSVEVLVTREQDADGVVIVSCRALFLRKSWDRVSQLAKGGQTLQVKVSGCNRGGVICDAEGLRGFIPRSQLRQREDYETLVGRTMEVAFLEVNPETRKLVLSERKAVNAARLSELKVGQLVEGRVVSLKPYGMFIDLDRVIGLLHQSAITGGRLRSPREVFDVGDMLKAVVTEVDHGRSRISLSTALLENQPGELLVNRDKVMLEAIDRIDRAHDILMQQRQSVAG, from the coding sequence ATGATCGGTGCAGACAGCCCGAAATCCAGCAAGCCGGGGCCAAGGAAGCCTCTCCAGGTAATACGTATCAGCCGCCGAGAGCAGAAACAGCAAAACGGCACCGAAGAACAAGTAACAGCAGACACAAAGTTCATTCGACCTAGCGATGCGATGAGGACCCCTCTGCGCTTGCAAGGCGAGGCTGGAGATGCACAACTCTCTAACGTTGGAAAGCCTGAAGGAGGTATGTCAATGACGGATCAGTCCGCCTCAGGCATTCTACCACTCGCTGATCCGTTGCAGGCAACATTGGCTGGAACTCAGCACCATAGTCGCACTCTCGATGACTTTGACTTTGATGAACAGGCGTTCTTAGCAGCCCTAAATGACAGAGCACCAGTAGGCGGTGCTGGAGATGTGATTACAGGAACAGTGATTGCCATGGAGACTGATGGCGTATATGTTGATATTGGCGGCAAAGCTGCTGGCTTCATGCCAAAGCGTGAATGTGGCTTTAGCACAATAAGTAACCTGCGCGAACGCTTCCTAAAAGGGCAGTCTGTAGAGGTCTTAGTTACCCGTGAGCAAGATGCTGATGGTGTGGTGATAGTAAGCTGCCGAGCCCTGTTTCTTCGTAAGAGTTGGGACCGTGTCAGTCAATTAGCCAAAGGTGGGCAAACACTACAAGTCAAGGTAAGTGGTTGCAATCGCGGTGGTGTCATTTGCGATGCAGAGGGCCTGCGCGGGTTTATTCCCCGATCTCAACTACGGCAAAGAGAAGATTATGAGACGCTTGTCGGCAGAACTATGGAAGTAGCCTTCCTTGAGGTGAATCCTGAAACTCGTAAACTAGTTCTGTCTGAGAGGAAAGCTGTTAACGCAGCGCGCCTCTCAGAACTGAAGGTAGGACAGCTTGTCGAAGGTCGCGTAGTTTCTCTCAAACCTTATGGGATGTTTATTGATCTGGATAGAGTTATTGGCCTATTACATCAATCGGCAATCACAGGTGGCAGACTACGTTCCCCGCGGGAAGTATTTGATGTAGGCGATATGCTTAAAGCTGTGGTCACAGAAGTAGATCATGGGCGTAGTCGCATTAGTCTCAGCACAGCCTTGCTAGAAAATCAGCCCGGTGAATTACTTGTCAACCGCGATAAGGTGATGTTAGAGGCAATAGATCGTATAGATAGAGCTCATGACATTCTTATGCAGCAAAGGCAAAGCGTAGCAGGATGA
- a CDS encoding nuclease yields the protein MSGSWCGDFLVRIACISVLLFVVSPTVYAAEVLQVRSSSLLQIGDRNRTYTVKLSCLSVDPAHEDDAVNWLRHELPRRRRVNLRPQGSDKGLLVAEVTPLGEPIDLSQGLIAAGLGKSGCSTAEMYLGNDK from the coding sequence ATGAGTGGCAGTTGGTGTGGTGATTTTTTAGTGCGGATAGCTTGCATATCCGTGTTACTATTTGTAGTCTCTCCAACTGTATACGCAGCTGAAGTCCTTCAGGTACGCAGCTCGTCTCTACTGCAAATCGGCGACCGTAACCGTACTTACACTGTGAAGCTGTCCTGCCTTTCTGTAGACCCTGCCCATGAAGATGACGCCGTGAACTGGCTCCGTCACGAACTCCCGCGCCGACGTCGTGTGAATCTCCGGCCACAGGGCTCCGACAAGGGACTTCTAGTAGCAGAGGTTACACCTCTTGGGGAACCTATTGATCTGAGCCAAGGATTAATCGCTGCTGGTCTCGGCAAATCAGGGTGTTCCACAGCAGAAATGTACCTAGGCAATGACAAATAA
- a CDS encoding acetolactate synthase, large subunit, biosynthetic type has product MDALRRHGVNIIFGYPGGAILPIYDAVHRAESEGWLQHILVRHEQGGAHAADAYSRATGRVGVCFGTSGPGATNLVTGIATAQMDSVPIVIITGQVPRDAIGTDAFQETDIFGITLPIVKHSWVVRDPANLAVVVAEAFLIAASGRPGPVLIDIPKDVGQEEFDYVPVEPGSCRPSGFTMPSSPDHQAIEAALGLITSAQRPLLYVGGGAVSAGAHKAISELASRFRLPVTTTLMGKGAFDERDPLSVGMLGMHGTAYANFAVTECDLLIAIGARFDDRVTGKLDTFAPRARVVHFEIDPAEIGKNRRADIAVLGDVHKSLELMLKLAREHPANPCTSSWLRRIDFWKQNYPLAIPPAEGAIYPQEVLLAIRDLADGAFVTTDVGQHQMWAAQYLRSSPRHWISSAGLGTMGFGVPAALGVQANFPAQSVVCIAGDASILMNIQELATLAQYQLPVKIVIINNRWQGMVRQWQERFYGQRYSASDMLPGMPDFPALAKAFGVEGLLITERHELRPRLQDAFSMSAPVLVDVHVRRGENCYPMVPPGKSNAQMVGLPCHPELAMDSIRTCSACFSTTAHDHRFCPDCGASL; this is encoded by the coding sequence ATGGACGCTCTGCGCCGCCACGGCGTCAATATCATCTTTGGTTACCCCGGCGGTGCGATTCTACCAATTTACGATGCTGTGCATAGAGCTGAGTCTGAAGGCTGGCTGCAACACATCCTGGTACGCCATGAGCAAGGTGGGGCGCATGCTGCTGATGCATATTCTCGAGCTACTGGCCGTGTTGGAGTCTGCTTCGGAACCTCAGGACCTGGTGCCACAAACCTTGTAACAGGCATAGCAACAGCCCAGATGGACTCAGTACCAATAGTTATTATCACTGGTCAGGTACCACGTGACGCAATTGGCACAGATGCCTTCCAGGAGACTGATATTTTCGGGATCACCTTACCGATCGTGAAACACTCCTGGGTAGTGCGCGATCCTGCCAATCTCGCAGTTGTTGTTGCTGAAGCCTTCCTAATCGCCGCATCTGGTCGACCTGGTCCTGTGTTAATCGATATCCCAAAAGATGTGGGACAAGAGGAGTTTGACTATGTACCGGTAGAACCAGGTAGTTGCCGCCCTAGCGGTTTTACTATGCCTTCATCACCAGACCACCAAGCAATAGAGGCTGCGCTCGGACTCATCACATCTGCTCAGCGTCCGCTGCTCTACGTAGGTGGTGGTGCTGTCTCAGCAGGTGCTCATAAGGCCATATCCGAACTTGCCAGTCGCTTCCGTCTGCCTGTCACAACTACGCTAATGGGTAAAGGCGCCTTTGATGAGCGTGACCCTCTTTCTGTTGGCATGTTAGGAATGCACGGTACAGCATATGCTAACTTTGCTGTCACCGAGTGTGATCTTCTTATTGCTATCGGAGCTCGGTTTGATGATCGGGTCACTGGTAAGCTTGATACTTTCGCGCCGCGTGCTCGCGTAGTTCACTTTGAAATTGATCCTGCTGAGATAGGCAAGAACCGACGGGCTGATATAGCTGTTCTCGGTGATGTGCACAAAAGTTTAGAGCTGATGTTGAAGCTGGCAAGAGAGCATCCAGCCAATCCTTGTACATCTTCTTGGCTTCGGCGTATTGATTTCTGGAAACAGAACTATCCTCTTGCTATCCCGCCTGCAGAGGGCGCCATATATCCTCAAGAGGTACTTCTCGCGATCCGTGACCTAGCAGATGGTGCTTTCGTTACGACCGACGTCGGACAACATCAAATGTGGGCAGCACAGTATCTACGTTCTAGTCCGCGTCATTGGATTAGCAGTGCTGGTCTTGGCACCATGGGTTTTGGCGTGCCTGCTGCTCTTGGAGTCCAGGCCAACTTTCCTGCACAATCTGTTGTTTGCATTGCCGGTGATGCAAGCATCTTGATGAATATTCAGGAGCTTGCCACATTGGCCCAGTACCAACTGCCTGTAAAAATTGTTATTATCAATAATCGTTGGCAGGGAATGGTACGCCAGTGGCAAGAACGTTTCTATGGCCAGCGCTACTCCGCCTCAGATATGCTGCCTGGCATGCCTGATTTTCCTGCTCTTGCCAAGGCTTTTGGTGTTGAGGGTCTCCTGATTACTGAGCGCCACGAGTTACGCCCCCGTCTCCAGGATGCATTCTCGATGTCTGCCCCAGTCCTAGTAGATGTACATGTGCGCCGAGGCGAAAATTGCTATCCAATGGTTCCACCAGGCAAAAGCAATGCCCAGATGGTTGGTTTGCCTTGTCATCCTGAGCTAGCTATGGACTCCATTCGTACTTGCTCAGCATGCTTCTCCACAACAGCCCATGATCACCGATTCTGTCCTGACTGCGGAGCATCTTTATGA
- a CDS encoding ferrochelatase: MSTVGVLLLNLGGPEQIQDVGPFLYNLFADPEIIRLPIPAFQKPLAWLISTLRSRKSQEAYRSIGGGSPLRRITEQQAHELQNILRQRGVEATTYVAMRYWHPFTKSAVADLTADGVDEVVVLPLYPHFSISTSGSSFRELQRLRQLDPAFNSIPLRCIRSWFDHPGYISAMVELITSQVKACSEPQTAHIFFSAHGVPKSYVEEAGDPYQKEIEACSMLIMEELERQLGHGNPHTLAYQSRVGPVEWLKPYTDEALEKLGRSGTKDLVVVPISFVSEHIETLEEIDIEYREIAKEAGISHFRRVPALDIHPPFIEGLADLVIASLNGPEVGLEEAAELPTMVRLYPQEKWEWGWSNSSEVWNGRLAMIGFSAFLLEVISGHGPLHALGLL, from the coding sequence ATGTCAACGGTCGGGGTACTGCTGCTAAATCTTGGCGGTCCGGAGCAAATCCAGGACGTTGGCCCCTTCCTATACAACCTGTTTGCCGACCCAGAGATCATCAGGCTGCCGATTCCTGCGTTCCAGAAGCCTCTGGCTTGGCTGATCAGCACTCTGCGCAGTCGTAAGTCCCAGGAAGCCTATAGGTCTATCGGTGGTGGCTCTCCGTTGCGAAGGATTACTGAGCAACAAGCGCATGAGCTTCAAAACATACTGCGGCAGCGCGGCGTCGAAGCTACTACCTACGTAGCAATGCGGTACTGGCATCCTTTCACTAAGTCGGCAGTTGCTGACCTGACGGCGGATGGAGTTGATGAAGTTGTGGTACTGCCACTCTACCCACACTTTTCAATTAGCACTAGTGGTTCAAGCTTTCGTGAGCTGCAGCGCCTACGCCAGCTTGACCCAGCATTTAACAGCATACCCCTCCGCTGTATCCGGAGCTGGTTTGACCACCCTGGCTATATCAGTGCAATGGTCGAGCTCATTACATCGCAGGTCAAAGCTTGTTCTGAACCTCAGACTGCTCATATCTTCTTCAGTGCTCATGGAGTTCCCAAAAGCTATGTTGAAGAAGCGGGTGATCCATATCAGAAGGAGATTGAGGCATGCAGCATGCTGATCATGGAGGAACTCGAAAGACAGTTGGGTCATGGCAATCCTCACACCCTGGCCTACCAAAGTAGAGTTGGTCCAGTCGAGTGGTTAAAGCCTTACACAGACGAGGCCCTTGAGAAACTAGGTCGCTCTGGTACCAAGGATCTCGTGGTGGTGCCTATTAGCTTTGTCAGTGAGCACATAGAAACCCTTGAGGAAATAGATATTGAATACCGTGAGATTGCAAAGGAAGCTGGAATCTCTCATTTTCGTCGCGTTCCTGCTCTCGACATTCATCCACCATTCATCGAAGGATTAGCTGATCTCGTCATTGCAAGCTTGAATGGCCCTGAGGTCGGTCTTGAAGAGGCGGCAGAGCTTCCAACAATGGTGAGGCTTTACCCCCAGGAGAAATGGGAGTGGGGCTGGAGCAACAGCTCTGAGGTCTGGAACGGCCGGTTAGCCATGATCGGCTTCTCCGCCTTCCTGCTCGAGGTGATCAGCGGTCATGGTCCACTTCACGCCCTTGGACTGCTCTAG
- a CDS encoding class I SAM-dependent methyltransferase, translating into MASFFRTLAYRYRWIYDSLTMLSSLSVGGVHRLRHLGLEALQPSLCPGAKILDLCCGSGEAAAPWLAAGFEVTGLDIAPNALDLARRRYPRLCTVEGLAEDPPLPDKTFDVVQLSVALHEFSRPERKLVLQSCKRLLRSGGWLIVVDLHPAGALMYLPQRLFCMLFETDTATDMLKDDLPAQLQHLGFTQVEQRLLAGKALQLITSYQP; encoded by the coding sequence ATGGCATCCTTTTTTAGAACTCTTGCCTACCGCTATAGGTGGATCTATGATTCTTTGACAATGCTCTCTTCTCTAAGTGTTGGCGGTGTACATCGCCTGCGACATCTAGGTCTAGAAGCTCTACAGCCTAGTCTATGTCCGGGTGCCAAGATATTGGATCTCTGTTGCGGCAGTGGTGAAGCAGCTGCGCCTTGGCTTGCTGCTGGCTTTGAGGTTACCGGACTCGATATTGCCCCAAATGCTCTTGATCTAGCTAGACGGCGATACCCTAGGCTGTGCACAGTAGAGGGACTGGCTGAAGATCCGCCTCTGCCAGACAAAACTTTTGACGTAGTCCAGTTAAGCGTAGCTCTACATGAGTTTTCTCGGCCAGAACGTAAACTGGTACTGCAAAGCTGCAAGCGACTTCTACGCTCTGGCGGATGGTTAATAGTTGTTGATCTACACCCTGCAGGCGCATTGATGTATTTGCCGCAGCGCCTCTTCTGCATGCTGTTTGAAACTGATACAGCAACAGACATGTTGAAAGATGATTTACCGGCCCAGCTCCAGCATCTGGGCTTCACGCAAGTGGAGCAACGCTTGCTAGCGGGCAAAGCACTACAACTCATAACTAGTTATCAGCCATGA
- a CDS encoding cob(I)yrinic acid a,c-diamide adenosyltransferase, giving the protein MISSGKPILPCGDSLDVAAASLGMGGHLAPERDAAEYRHRMERRRQVQRRRVEERSHQKGLIIVFTGQGKGKTTAALGLILRTLGHGECVAVVQFIKGGWESGEARALQAYGNAVRWHTLGEGFTWETQNRQRDQQLVHQAWQVSLGYLRDAGIQLVILDEVNVALKLGYLDLDTVLAGLSERPPLTHVALTGRAAPSGLIERADLVSEMRLVRHPFLEQGIRAQPGIEY; this is encoded by the coding sequence ATGATTTCCTCCGGAAAACCTATACTCCCCTGCGGGGACAGCCTTGATGTAGCAGCAGCTAGCTTAGGGATGGGAGGACATTTGGCACCAGAGCGCGACGCTGCAGAATATCGGCACCGCATGGAGCGTCGGCGACAGGTACAGCGTCGTCGTGTCGAAGAGCGAAGTCACCAGAAGGGACTGATCATAGTTTTTACTGGTCAAGGCAAGGGCAAAACTACAGCAGCTCTGGGTCTCATATTACGTACTCTCGGGCATGGCGAGTGTGTGGCCGTAGTACAGTTCATTAAGGGTGGCTGGGAGTCTGGGGAGGCTCGGGCTTTGCAAGCTTACGGCAACGCCGTACGTTGGCATACTCTTGGTGAAGGCTTTACCTGGGAGACACAGAATCGCCAGAGAGACCAGCAGCTTGTCCATCAAGCCTGGCAAGTCTCCCTCGGCTATTTACGGGATGCTGGAATCCAACTCGTTATACTCGATGAGGTGAATGTAGCCCTAAAATTGGGGTATCTAGACCTTGATACTGTACTGGCAGGCCTGTCAGAAAGACCACCTCTGACCCATGTTGCTTTAACAGGCCGTGCTGCACCTTCGGGTCTGATCGAGCGTGCTGATCTTGTCTCGGAGATGAGGCTGGTGCGCCATCCTTTCCTAGAGCAGGGAATTCGGGCACAACCGGGTATTGAATACTGA
- a CDS encoding UMP kinase, producing MSAEPDDLMTYKRALLKLSGEALMGNQKYGIDPAIVRSIADDVASVVSGGTELAIVVGGGNIFRGLKGSAAGMERATADYVGMLATVMNAITLQDSLERAGVPTRVQTAIAMQEVAEPYIRRKAIRHLEKGRVVVFGAGCGNPFFTTDTTAALRAAEINADVVLKATKVDGVYDRDPAKYPDAVRLDSLTFQQVLSSEIAVMDSTAIALCKDNSIPIIVFDIFGPGNISRAMAGEPIGSRISNSG from the coding sequence ATGTCAGCAGAACCTGACGACCTGATGACCTACAAGCGTGCTCTCCTGAAACTCAGTGGCGAAGCATTGATGGGGAATCAGAAATACGGTATAGATCCAGCGATAGTACGTTCTATTGCTGATGATGTTGCCAGTGTTGTTTCAGGAGGCACAGAGTTAGCTATCGTCGTTGGAGGCGGTAACATTTTTCGCGGCCTGAAAGGTTCAGCAGCTGGTATGGAGCGTGCTACTGCTGACTACGTTGGTATGCTTGCCACAGTGATGAACGCCATCACTCTCCAGGATAGTCTCGAAAGAGCTGGGGTCCCGACAAGGGTACAGACCGCTATTGCTATGCAAGAGGTGGCAGAGCCATACATACGCCGCAAGGCAATCCGGCATCTTGAGAAGGGTCGAGTAGTTGTGTTTGGAGCTGGCTGTGGTAACCCATTTTTCACCACAGACACTACCGCTGCGCTGCGTGCAGCTGAGATAAACGCTGATGTTGTTCTCAAGGCTACCAAAGTTGATGGTGTTTATGACCGCGATCCAGCAAAATATCCTGATGCGGTGAGGCTGGACAGTCTGACTTTTCAGCAGGTGCTCAGCAGCGAAATCGCTGTAATGGACAGTACCGCTATTGCTCTTTGCAAGGATAACAGTATCCCGATCATTGTCTTTGACATCTTTGGGCCTGGCAACATCAGCCGAGCCATGGCTGGTGAGCCAATCGGCTCGCGCATTAGCAATTCTGGTTAA
- a CDS encoding ribosome recycling factor, producing the protein MSTYNLEASMRKSVEATQRSFNTIRTGRANPSLLDRINVEYYGAEMPLKSLASLSTPDSQTIQIQPFDTSALALIERAIAASDLGFTPNNNGKLIRINIPPLTEERRKEFCKLAARYAEEGKVALRNLRREAIDKVKKQEKDGELSEDQSRDQQGAVQKKLDRFIAEIERHLADKEDDILKV; encoded by the coding sequence ATGTCGACCTACAACCTTGAAGCCAGCATGCGCAAGTCAGTAGAGGCCACTCAGCGAAGTTTCAACACCATCCGAACAGGGCGCGCTAACCCTTCATTGCTTGACCGGATTAATGTCGAATATTATGGTGCTGAGATGCCACTTAAGTCGCTGGCTAGCCTTTCAACTCCTGATTCCCAGACAATCCAGATACAGCCCTTTGACACTAGTGCACTAGCCTTGATTGAGAGAGCAATTGCTGCTAGTGATCTTGGATTTACACCCAATAATAATGGTAAGCTGATTCGCATTAACATACCGCCACTTACCGAGGAGAGAAGAAAGGAGTTTTGCAAGTTAGCTGCCCGTTATGCTGAAGAGGGTAAGGTTGCTTTGCGGAACCTTCGACGAGAAGCTATTGATAAAGTGAAAAAGCAAGAAAAGGATGGTGAGTTATCTGAGGACCAAAGCCGTGATCAACAGGGTGCTGTACAAAAGAAACTGGACCGATTCATCGCTGAAATCGAAAGACACTTAGCAGATAAGGAAGATGACATTCTCAAGGTATGA
- a CDS encoding FAD-dependent oxidoreductase, with translation MNNARFTIRDVLIVGSGAAGGAAAFHLAAAGHQVTLLERASQPWVKPCGGGMAASVQQWFPFPLQPAVEEVIHRVEFSWYLKDPVIADLPGNAPFWIVRRELLDQLLAERAVEAGAELLSGVEVIDIKRSHNLWQVSTQNGRQLEGRALVLADGSASPWPKRFGLGPKTAHYASTTSIRLEGRGRLSSGSARFEFGLVRHGFAWAFPLAGNTNVGVGTFIGQRNATADAALELLVAELGFSPNTGNRQEASLRVWNGHHALHGDGVVVVGDAASLCDPFLAEGLRPALMSGCNAADHLSSWLCGEQKSLNNYSQVMRKSWANSMAWGRRISQVFYRFPRLGYKLGIKRPTAPQRIAQILSGEMDYEDIAERAIRRLLVK, from the coding sequence ATGAACAATGCTAGGTTCACTATCCGAGACGTATTGATCGTCGGCTCTGGTGCTGCCGGAGGTGCGGCTGCTTTCCATCTGGCAGCAGCTGGTCACCAAGTGACGCTGTTGGAACGTGCTTCCCAACCTTGGGTCAAACCCTGTGGTGGCGGCATGGCAGCCTCCGTGCAGCAGTGGTTTCCGTTTCCACTGCAGCCGGCTGTAGAGGAAGTGATTCACCGGGTTGAGTTCAGCTGGTACCTGAAGGACCCAGTAATTGCAGATTTGCCGGGTAATGCCCCTTTTTGGATTGTTCGCCGCGAATTGTTGGATCAACTTCTCGCTGAACGTGCAGTGGAAGCTGGTGCCGAGCTACTTAGTGGAGTTGAAGTAATCGATATTAAGCGAAGCCACAACCTCTGGCAAGTATCTACACAAAATGGCCGACAACTAGAAGGAAGGGCGCTAGTATTAGCTGATGGTTCAGCATCTCCTTGGCCTAAGCGCTTCGGATTAGGGCCAAAAACTGCACACTACGCTAGTACTACGTCGATCCGGTTAGAAGGGCGAGGGCGACTATCGAGCGGCAGTGCCCGTTTCGAGTTCGGCTTGGTACGTCACGGATTTGCTTGGGCTTTCCCTCTTGCTGGGAATACAAATGTAGGTGTAGGTACGTTTATTGGGCAGCGTAATGCTACTGCTGATGCAGCGTTAGAGCTACTAGTAGCGGAACTAGGATTTTCTCCTAATACCGGTAACCGTCAAGAGGCAAGTCTGCGGGTGTGGAATGGCCACCATGCCTTACATGGCGATGGGGTTGTGGTAGTAGGTGATGCAGCATCACTTTGTGACCCTTTCCTAGCAGAGGGTCTGCGCCCGGCGTTAATGAGTGGCTGTAATGCGGCAGATCATCTCAGCTCTTGGTTATGTGGCGAACAAAAGAGCCTTAACAATTATAGCCAAGTAATGCGCAAAAGCTGGGCAAATTCCATGGCTTGGGGCAGGCGAATTTCTCAAGTATTCTACCGATTTCCTAGACTGGGTTACAAGCTAGGTATCAAAAGGCCTACTGCCCCTCAGAGAATTGCTCAAATATTATCAGGTGAGATGGACTATGAAGATATTGCTGAACGGGCAATCCGCCGACTTCTAGTAAAATGA
- a CDS encoding Crp/Fnr family transcriptional regulator: MRALAGEAEIHQLRAGDLIFQANQLGASMFGVLEGIVRLSWSRADGVGGFEDIAAGHVFGAGALVMAGHRRLGTAKALSDCNLIEMNREKFLFAVQETPMFAIELLASVDERLRDIKLGARYSLL; this comes from the coding sequence ATGCGTGCCCTGGCAGGTGAGGCTGAAATCCATCAGTTAAGGGCAGGAGATCTCATCTTCCAGGCTAATCAGCTTGGTGCCTCAATGTTTGGGGTCCTTGAAGGAATTGTTCGCCTGAGTTGGAGCAGGGCCGATGGTGTCGGGGGTTTTGAGGATATTGCTGCCGGCCATGTGTTCGGCGCCGGTGCGCTTGTGATGGCAGGTCACCGTCGCCTTGGCACAGCAAAGGCACTTAGTGACTGCAATTTGATTGAAATGAACAGGGAAAAATTCCTATTCGCAGTTCAGGAAACTCCTATGTTTGCTATTGAACTGTTGGCTTCTGTAGATGAGCGCCTTCGTGATATCAAACTGGGTGCTAGGTATAGTCTCTTGTGA